From a region of the Tiliqua scincoides isolate rTilSci1 chromosome 4, rTilSci1.hap2, whole genome shotgun sequence genome:
- the PSMG4 gene encoding proteasome assembly chaperone 4: protein MELPPQQQDAGAGERISLHNFCGCLAEQLVHFHSMRLRDSLFLWVGGDGPQLRNLAVAMCTPRDSIPASTLLFGDTSDSTSNSLAQRLASKTKKQIFVSYNIQNTDSSFILLVENRIKEEMAAFPEKF, encoded by the exons ATGGAGCTGCCTCCGCAGCAGCAGGACGCCGGCGCCGGAGAGCGCATCTCCTTGCACAACTTCTGCGGGTGCCTGGCGGAGCAGCTGGTGCACTTCCACAGCATGCGCCTGCGCGACTCGCTCTTCCTGTGGGTCGGAGGGGACGGCCCCCAGCTGCGCAACCTGGCCGTGGCCATGTGCACCCCGCGC GACTCCATTCCAGCATCTACCTTACTCTTTGGCGACACCTCTGACAGCACCTCAAATTCTTTAGCCCAAAGATTAG CCAGCAAGACTAAAAAACAGATTTTTGTCAGCTATAATATTCAGAATACAGACAGCAGCTTCATACTACTCGTCGAAAACCGAATCAAGGAAGAAATGGCAGCTTTTCCTGAAAAGTTTTAG